The genome window CATCAACAACACTTGGCTGGCCGGGTGCCTGCGACCTTCAAGGCTGGCAAGAAAGGGAGTACTCAGCCTGGCACCCAGGAACCTTGAGGTTGGTAGGGAGGGGAAGAACAAAACTGTTTGATTCGTCTACTTGGTTCACAGAACCTTCAGCGCCTGATAATGGGGGAAAGGGAATGAATATGTGACCCGCTTGCTTGAATGGCTGCTTGCCTCATGAAATGGCGTTAGTTATGCTAACCACATTTCCAGGAGTTGGGAGCAGGGGGTACTGGTCACACTGGGTAGAGTTGGGTGGTGGCATCACTAGCAGGAGCAGTGGTGGAGACTCGTGCAGAGACAGGGTGACAGATATTGTCACCTGGAGAGGTGAGaaataagaaactgaaaaaaaaccctgggtGCACAATCTGGAAATAAATTGTTATGGGGGGGTGGAGAAAAGCACCTTGAATTTGAGAGTGTCctgttgtttttctcctttcctagTTCTTAAGGAGTTAGGACTCAGAGCATTTTTGTAGGCAAGTAAATCTCATCAAAGATGATTGACACCatcattgttttcttctgtcagcCCCAAGAGGTCCTAAATTTTTGGCTTGTTTGAAGCGACTTCCCTGATTTGCAAAGCCTAGCCTGAAGAAGCAGGAGACACAGTGTGCAAAGGGGCTCTGTGAGCGGGGTGTCTTTTCAGGATCTACCAGTCTGGCCCTGGCTGGTTGAGGGGTTTTTCCCTGTTAAATTCAAATAAACAGCATCTCAAAAACCTGCGTGAAAAGTAGAGTTTTTCCCTGACCTTTCCTTGGGGAACTGGCATTCAACTGATAGTAGGCTCTAACAGGAGGTATAAGAGAGCTGAAAGGCCACTCAGTGTGAGGAAGGATGGGGGgcaagggagaaggaaggaggatgccgctgttgctgctgtttagCCTGAATGCCATGTGCGACATGCCCTTTGAATCTCAATTCTTGCAGATGCTCTGCTGTCTCTCATGCTCTCACTTCTGCTGTGTCTGTGTTCCAgacctccttctcctcctgacGGGAAGTCTCAGGCCAGGCATGGGACCGTTGGAGGGAGCCAACAGCACCCTCGCTGTGGAGAAGACATCATTAGATGAGAAGCTGCCACAGGGCTGGCACACCAAGGACGTAGTCACTCCTAGCCAGGATCTCTCTGGGTCCCGCAGTGTTATGATGGACAGCACCAAGATCCTGGGGGTCCAGGTCGTTCTGATTGCCGCCTACTCCCTCATCATTCTGCTCGGGTTCATCGGCAACTCCTTGGTCATCTACATCATAGTGAAGTACAAGACCATGAGGACTGTCACCAACTTCTTCATAGCTAACCTGGCCCTGGCAGACCTGATGGTGGACACACTCTGTCTGCCTTTCACCCTAGTGTACACACTGCTGGATGAGTGGAAGTTTGGAGCTGTTCTTTGTCATCTGGTCCCTTATGCTCAAGCTCTGAGTGTCTACGTGTCCACTCTCACCCTAACTGTGATTGCCCTGGATAGGTACCGGtgtattgttttccacctggaCAGCAGGATTTCCAAGAGGCTCAGCTTCACCATCATAGCTGTCATGTGGCTAGCAGCAGCTGTCCTAGCAGGTCCTCTGGCCATCTTCAGAGAGTACCGGTATGAGGAAATCCCATCCATCAACCTCAAAATGGCTGTCTGCTCAGAAAAATGGCCTTCTGGTAATAACAGAGATGCCACTATCTACAGCCTGTCCATGCTCCTCTTGCAgtatgtttttcctcttgcaatTATTTGTTATGCCTATACCAGGATCTGGTTCAAGCTGAAAAACCATGTCAGTCCCACTTCTAGGAATGAAAACCAGTGCCGGAGGAGGAAGACAACCAAAATGCTAGTGATGGTAGTTGTGGTATTTGCAGTCTGTTGGCTCCCCTTCCACATATTCCAGCTTGCCATTGACCTTGATCTGGTTCTTATCTTCCATGAGTACAAACTCCTGTACACTGTCTTCCATGTCGGGGCCATGTGCTCTACATTTGTCAACCCTTTGCTCTACGGATGGATGAACAAGAACTACCGGAACGGCTTCCTTATGTTCTTCCGTTGCCAGAACAAGCCAGAAAGCATCCACACTGATGGCTCAGTTAGAGGCAGGTCATACATCTTCAGGGCAAACACCCTAAATGGGAGCATCAAACAGACTGCTGGCAATGGACCACTGCCCACAGAGGTTTAGGGATGGGACATCCACCTCCAGGACTGAGGCTGACTGAGCCCAGAGACATTCTTGGGTCAATGCCTTTTTTTGGCAGGACATTGTGTTGCCAAAACATTATAGCTACCACAGCCACGTAGAACCCTGTATCTCTCAAAACAATAAATCTGGTGTATTTCTGTCtgaccaaacaaacaaatttttcctttctctgtgttcGAGTTATACATGCAGAAGCACAAAAAGTCACACACAGAGGAGGCTTTCACTTAGTGAGCAAAATATGCCCTTTTTGCTATTTCCATTTGCCAAAGTGGGTTGCTCACCGTTTTACCCCCTGACATATTACACATTACAAATGTGGAACCATATATTATGTGTATGCTTGTTCATCTGTATGTCTCCTACCCCAAAGCCTTAATGATCCATCTTTAGCTAATGCCTCCAAGGGGAGGGACACCTACACTCTGCAAACATGGGCTGGTTAGTGCCATCACTCCACAGGCTGGTGTAGGTTGAAGCTGGGCAATCCATGATCTCCTGCACTGCGTTTGTATGAATCTGCATTTGCAGCCCATGGGATGAGCTCCTGTCCTCAGAAAGCCCAGGAGGTGGCAGTGACACTACTTACCACAGTTTCCTTTACAAGTGTCAGTGCAAGGCTTTGGGGACACCTCATTAGTCATGGACCTTGTGAGCCAGTGCCCTGGATTTCACAAGCAGGAGAGCgcagcagagaagcagataGGAAAGAGCTGGGGCAGCTGATCAAGAGGACTGAAAGTGAACCTAGGGGACTGGCAAAGGTGATCTCCTCCAGACCCTAAGATGTGGCTCCTGCCATGCAATAACCTGATGGGTGCCAGCATGACCAGAGAGGCAAAATTGCCAACACCACCATTCTCCAAGGCGATCAGAGGGTTTTAAAGCTTTACTCTTTCAGCGGTTGGAGGTGGTATGAGTCTGTACATGCGTGCTTCAGTTCAGAAGACAGAAGTAACCTGCTTGCATGGTTGTCACAGATGTGGTGTCCTCTGGCAGAAGACGACAGGgagacaaaggaaaatgtattatttcaaaCCAAACTATATGTTCTCCTCCCTAAGGCTGTGTCAGCTGGGAAGCATATTTTTAGCTCTGCCATCAAAGAAGCCTTGATTGCTGCTGCGATCTCAGCAGCTTGTCATTGGTGGCATCCCTAAAAGTCAGTGTTCATCAGATTGGAAAGTAACTCCCAGATGCAGGAAAGAGACTCAACAGACCTCCTcattaaagataaaaagaaaataaaaactttgatTCGTAGGTCCTCACTGGAGCAAGGACAAGAGGTAAGAGGACTTGTAGTACTGAGTACGCCAGCCTGGATCAGGCTGCTGGCCTGTCACATCTGGAGTCCTCAAGAGATGAATTGTGAAAGGGCTTATTTGAAAATCCATctctcctgcctccttccctgcttGACCTGCCTCTGGCCCTTGTTCTCCAGCTCAGCTTCTGACTGCCACACTAGATTTTAATatctctgtttatttctgttctctgatGCCCTGCTTCATTTTCCGAAATAGGTACAAGAAAGTGGTCTCTGTTCCTTCCCGAGAGACAACACTGCCGGGCAGGGGCCATGGACCACACTCCACACTTGGGGGCATGGGCATGCTCATGCCTAATAACCTCCCCAGCACCTGATTCTGAAGATCACAGCATGGTTTTCTTCTCAGGGAGCTTCAGGATCTAGGAAGATCCTGTCAGGAAGTCACTGATGTTCCAGTAAAAGAGTCATCTGGTTCCTGACAGGCCCAGACATGATGGGAGAACCGAGACACAAATAAACCTTCCCCATGTGAAGTGCCATGGCGCAATGGTGGGAGTTTGCTGTTTCATCCTGACAGAAGGAGGAGGATATTCTCCTGCGCAGCACTGGTAAATTCTGTCCCTACCTAATGAACTGGTCATTTCTACAATCCATCCTCCTGAGGAACTCTTCCCGTGTTTCCATCAAACTCCAAGATACAAGGAAATGTTTATGTTTCAAAAGGAGCTTAAATGAGTGGAAAGAATTCAACTATTACCaataaacacttcagaaagTGATTTAACATGCAATAATATATGTCAGAGTAAAATAACACATTCAGCAATGCAAGCTTGGAAGCCAATCATGCTGCCAGCTGAGATGGATGAGGAGCTAAATTGCTCTTCTAGTGGCCTTGCCAAAGGTTTTGTCCTGTGACACCACACACGGTATCTGACTGCGGAGCAAGGCAGATAATGACATTATGAATGACTGTTTAATTTTGAGCCcagacttttaaattaaatatggataaataaataaatagatccCAGATCTTCACAAATGAATACTGGCAATGGCATTTATAGGGCAGAAGGATTTTTATGCTGGAGCAAACTGAGAAGGAGAAACTATATACTTGAAGTATAACAGCAAAGTTCTGTTTGCTTGATTTAATACACTTGTGCACCTTTACTAATGGATTTCTGCCTGTGagcttgctgctttttccttgctattgGAAAAAGTTACAACCTTCCACACCCACTGCAAGCAGGTAAATCAGCTCTCGGTTTTGTATACACATCCCTGTAGAAAACCACGATGCCTCTATTGAGGGAAAGTGGCCCTAGTGTCCACTGCCACACAGAACAAGAGGAGGTGAACAGCAAGGAAGCAAAGCTTCTTACCAAAGGTTGATTTGGGCAAATAAATCGTATGTTATAGACTGTCATGACTGCATAGAAGACAGGAATGAATTTGTTTCCATAAAACAGAAATCTGTTGGAGATGAAGGTTTCCCAAATATTAACACTCCACTAAAGAGTGGCCTTACTGCCATGATCAGTTCCATAAAACCAAAGCCCAGAAGCATTTCAAGTTTTTGAACTATTTAGAGCTCAGGACAAGGTATGACCCTGCTCTACTGGTGTCAAGGGCAGATCCTCTAGCAGTCACAGATATTCTTGGATTCAAAGGCATCTTCCCACTGCCTGCTCCTTGCCAAAGGTGCATCAGTGAATATCCCCCAAGCCGGGCTCCTCTCCGCAGAGCTGGCCCTGGTGTTAttgacgtgggatggaatgaCTCATGTCAGTGGCACAACAGCTGATAGGGATAAGGGATTTCATTACAGAGTTAGAAACACAGTGACAAAAATGAACAAGTGTTTCATCAAAGCTTGTCTGGAAGACAGTGTTCCTGGTGTCCAAATGAATTTCCTCTAGGGTTCTTCCTGACTCTTGCTGATATCCTTCTCAAAACGCTGCTTCGCTGAACTGACCTGAGGATATTTCACAGCTTTTAGGAGTGAATTCCCTGAGAAATACCCTATTTCTCATGCTAGAACACTCCTGCTGGTCACATCATACAAATCTGGTACTATTAAAAGTAGCACTGTACACTTCTTAATTGCCAAGCGACCCCTAGAAGATGATTAACTTTGAATAGACACCACAGGTGGGGACGCCTCTAACTATCCTATGCAACCATTACTCACGTGCCAGACAAATACAAGAACAGCTGAGATGTGGCAACATCATCATTTAAAACCAGCAGCATCGATAACTGTTGTTCCCTATTACAGGCTGCTCTAAGAGCTCTCAGGAGTCCCAGAGTCTCTTCTCGAACTTCCAGGCTTACAAAGCACGCTGAAATTTGCAGAGCAAAGGCTGTGCTTTGGACACAGGAGGCTCTCTGAGCACTAGAAATTTTGCCTCTAAAACACTTAGTTTGCTCTGAAAATCCCTTCCCAATTGATTTCCAAAGCATATACATCTGTAACAAGCTAGTGCGCGTAAAGGGAGCAAAGATTTGggctttttacttttccttgtCTTAAGGCAATATATACAGCCAGCATTTAGATCAGTGCAGGGTGAGCTGGGTCCTTCGGTCAGGGCTCTGTTAGGATCAAAGATGTGACACACTCCTGCGTACGCCTGTGCTTCATCCTGCTCCTATATAGGCCAGATCCATCTCCTCACGGCTCTCTGCCCTGCAGTAACATGTGCCCTCTCCCATTACCCATGGCAGCCCAAGTGAACAATGTCAAATGGCACATGTTTTATTCAATATGCCCACAAATGTATCGGCAGAAACATTGCTCTGAGCTTTTCACAAAGGCTCTGTAGGGAAATACGTACTAGGCCAGGAAAGAAGCAATTCCTCTAACGTATGCTAATACGAGAGGGACTGGAGTGCCATTCTGCTGAAGGAGGTCACAGGCAGCTCAGAGGTTCCCTTGATATCAGGTGTTAATCTTATTATCGTTACAGCTAACATGGTCTGAAACCAAATTAGCCTTTGTTTGGGCAGGAGCTGTGGAGTTGGCACTTTCTTTGCATGCCTTTGTCTTTCAGCTCTGTTATTGTGTGATTTCACCAGGGTCTCTGAATGTGCTGGGTTTTAAATAAGGCCTCAGAATCAGCTAACCTGGTGAAAATCAGGAATTACTGCaataatccagaaaaaaaagaaaggactcTGCGTTCATATGGGTGGGCAGAATTTGGTCCCTTGCATTTGAAAAAGCAGAGCTTTGTCTTCCTTTCAGTTTTCCCTTATCTAGCTTGAGATTCTTCAAGTGCCAAAAATAATATTGCATATTACTGCCAGAACATTTATCTCCTCTTTGAGCTCATTTCAGAGAAGGCATTTGTTCAGGAGGGcctgggaggggaagaaggcTAGGTTTTTAAAGCTCGTCGTTATCTCTAGTCTCAGTGTTTTGTAAGTTAAAagacaaatcagaaaaaagactaatcagaaaaagacaaagtcaCTCACACACGCCGAGGGAGGTACCAATTTATCTTCTGGCAACACAACCTCTATTTAATTTTCTATCCAGACACCCCAGCACCCTTTGCCGAAGTGGTGTATGTATATGGGGCTGAAGGAGGTTGTGGGAGGAAAGTGTTTTTATGCTGCTAATAGCAATACCTTAGTGTCACTCATTATTTATAGCCAGCAAAGAATGCTTTTTTCTGGTCTATGTTCTGCTCAGTGTAATGAGTACAGAAGGAAGAGTGCGGATGCCTCATGGAGCTCACAGGAGGAGATCTTCATTAGTTCAGTCCTCTCCAGTGTGGTAGCAAAGACTGGGAACATTAGAGGAGAAATCCTTTTGTTTATAACTAGCTTATTGAAGTGCACAAGCATGGAGTTGTCACTGTGTCACTCTGCTAATGTGTCACAAACTTTCAGACACTGTTTGTCTCCAGGATGCGCAGGCAGCTCAGCTACAAGGTGCTTCTCCTTGCTGCTGcatggaaggaaggagaaaaataggTCACAGAACAAGATTTCAAGATATTAAGGAAAGGATGTGCCCCTGGATGAAATTTTGAGGTTAATACGGTTCTCTACGAAACACAGGGTGGATTGTTTGCTCTGTTGGGATCAGGATGAATAACATCAAAAGGGGAGTGAACTCTGCCACAGTGCAGGAAGAACAGAGCCTCTATCAAAATAGAGACCAGTAAGAAATAACAGCAAACCTGGATCCATCGTGTCCAGTATTCTGTCTTAGATCAAGGCAATAAAAGATGCTGGTTAGGGAAAGCATGCTAACTTGGCCACTTTTGTGGTCCGTTCTCCTCATGCCCCTAGCAGCAGCCACAACTGGTGTATTAGAGATGTTAGAGGGGCCAGCCCTGTCTGGACCATTTAGTATCTGTTTCTAGACTTTTTGTTCGTGAATTTGTCTAATCCCTTCCCTGACAATTCTGTCTGCTTCCACAGCCTCCTGTGGCAACCAGTCCCAGAAGTTCACTCCTCACAGTGTaaaaaagtactttcttttatctgttaaAACCAATCCCCTACTAGTTTCAGCAGATGCCCTCTGGTTCCAGTACTGTGGGACTTGTTGAACAGCAGCTGAACCACTGCTTACCCAGTGCCTTCTTCACTGTGTGAACCTTGATTCTatcctccttctccagctttctccCCTCCTAGCTTAAGTCACATCTTCTCCTAAGGCAGCTTCTTCATCCCTGATCCTCTTATTCGCTCTTTTGTGGACCTTCTCTAGTTCCACAAATATCGCAACGGGCTGAATTTTGCTCATAATTCCTGTGAAGGAGTGGGATCTATCAGCTTTGTTCCAGCCTTGCTTGAGATCAGCCATATGAGGGCTTTTAAGTATGTGTGGGGGCAGGATACCTCTTGATAAAATGTCAGACTACCTCTCCCTGGCTGCAGCATCACTGTATTCTTAATGAAATCTCATTACACTGGTCACTGAGTCAGTTCAGTGAATCATGAAATGAATACccagttttgtttttgaagtcGAGAGCCACAAGGGCAGTCAGATCCCTGCCTCACCTTGAACTCTGTATCCGACAGATTTATCCAGTGGCAAGACTGGAGTGCAATGATCCTGCTCCCAGACCAGTGTCCTAAATCACAGCTTCATTTGTCCAttctacaaaacagaaaaatgaggaattctgcatttcaggaaaagaatgACGAGTTTTTGTTACTTGGCAACTGTCGCTGCCACATCTTTTGGAAGAATTTGAGAACATCCTGCACCTTAGAGAAATCAACTAGCTTAGGTGAGGACGAAGGGAACCGGCGGCAGCATATCCCCAAAACTTTGAGCTGGGAAGATCTCTTGGGGCTCGTGGAAGCAAAAAGTGCTTTATGTCTGCATGCTCCTCAGCTTGTATCCTCAACGTGACTGTCTGTATCGGTTTCTGGGCTCTTCATGGTGAAATAATCTGTTATTCTGCCATTTCTGTCTCACAGAGGCATTCTTCAGCCATCTGAATGTGCTCTAATCCACCTGCCAGCTGCAATCAGCACACAGCGCGGTTACATTCCTGTCAGCCAAGATCTGAGCACCAGAAACAAAAACCTTCAAAAGAGGAATCAGCAAGAGATCTGCATGTAaaactggggagggggcagccaaACCTGAGGGCTTGGCACATGTACATACAGTGATAGCAAGCTCAGGCAATGAGGCCAGAGTAAAATTTGACTTGCTTCCTGCAGTGGCAGTTGACTTCAGACAGGAATTCAGACACgataattaaaacaataatttaGGGCTTCAGTTGCTGGGAGCTAATCTGCAAGGTTGAACTCAGCAGATGGCTGTGTCAGTGGACCCCAGCTAATGCATTTATGCAGTGGTTCAGCATTTTTGGTCCAGTTTTGTTACTGACAACTTTGCTATGTGAAAtcccatttctctttcctgggTTAGATAAAAGAATCTAGTGGTTTCAAAGTGCAGATCTCAACTCTCCGAGACAACCCTGCAGTACCCAATTAAGCAAAGCTAAGATAGCAAAACTAGCATGGCAAGAACTGATTGAAATTGTCTGTTGCTTGAAGGAGTGCAATAACACGGGATTGCTACGGTGGCAAAGACGTCTTACTAAAGCATAGGGTTCGTTGGTCTTTGTAAGGCCTGCCTGGCGCAGCAGTTCTTCGTCGTGTGAAATTCCAATTGGCTTCACGCAGAATCAGTGACAGTTGAGTCGTTAATATCCAATAGTTTGTTTGGAATCCTGGTCTTTGTAGTTATGTCATTAAAAGGACATGAGCTAACCTCACTGCAACCCAAGCGGCTAAAACAGCCTGGCAAGaacttctctttctgaaatgcagctaTTGAAGTACTTCTTGTAGATTTCCCAGACAGCGGGGAGATGTTCTGGGGTATTTTAATCATGTACATACTGTAAGAGTAGTGTAAGAAAAGATCataggaaataaaatggaattgGAACTCCTTTGGCTAAATCATTCCTGATCGCAGGGTGTCTCACCTCTTCGAAGGCTCCTGCAATGGAGATTTCATCCACTCCCCGCACAGTCTATTCTGAGCccttcctaatgtctaaccaaTAAATCTCCCTTACTGCAATCTATTACTTCTTGTCTCCTGGCTGACACAGAGAATAGTTTATTACCTTCTATACTGcacctttacatatttaaaggGTATTATCATGCATCTCTTCCACCCCCTCCAGACTAAaccaagtcttttttttctgtccttcctgagAGGGCTCATTTGCTTTACCTCTGTTCTTGCTGATCTCCTCTGGACTTTCTGTGTTCAACAGCCAGTAGTTTTGCAGTTAAACAAAAGGACTGAAGGAGGTTAAAAGGTTCTGCAGAAATGTTAGGTTCTCTGAGCAATCACTCTGCATATTGGAATGCATAATTGGGAACTGCTCTTTTCCAAGCACAGTGCCTGTCTCTACACTATGGCAGGAGACCAGGgtctttgttttgctgtcagCAGAGCTATTTCCGTGTTCTGACTCATCTACGGCTCTTGCTACacaggtgaaagcagcagcactttgcAGCATTATTCAAGCCCTCACAGGTGAAAACAACCATCAGGCAAAAGTTTCCCTACAAGTTGCATCAGTCATGGGGAGTTTTGCACCTTGTGGGTGTTGCCTCGTGTGGGCAGCTCTAGGTATGACCATAGCACGACCATGCATGTGGCCCTGTTCTCTAGGACACGGAGACACAAGCGACAGGAGGCCAGTCATCATGTCCAAACTTGCCTTTCCCAAGGAACCTGGTGCCTCACAAATGTGTCTCTCTCTGAGTCAACCTCAGGACTATTTCTGGTGCTGCCTGGCAGCTTTCTGCActccccatccctgctgtgAGCGCAGCAGTCACTTCCTTACACCCTTTCATTTACAAACAGGCCCAGGAAAACTTCAGGCTGTGGTTGGACCCCCACCATTGGTTCCAGTGGCATCAGTGGAAGAGGTTGCAGTCCCAGCCCCACTGAGGTGCCTGAGcaaacagctctgccagcagaccagcagcacaggggcagTGCTGACTTCTCACTGTCCCAGTTATCTCCCATTCA of Nyctibius grandis isolate bNycGra1 chromosome 10, bNycGra1.pri, whole genome shotgun sequence contains these proteins:
- the LOC137668203 gene encoding neuropeptide Y receptor type 2-like → MGPLEGANSTLAVEKTSLDEKLPQGWHTKDVVTPSQDLSGSRSVMMDSTKILGVQVVLIAAYSLIILLGFIGNSLVIYIIVKYKTMRTVTNFFIANLALADLMVDTLCLPFTLVYTLLDEWKFGAVLCHLVPYAQALSVYVSTLTLTVIALDRYRCIVFHLDSRISKRLSFTIIAVMWLAAAVLAGPLAIFREYRYEEIPSINLKMAVCSEKWPSGNNRDATIYSLSMLLLQYVFPLAIICYAYTRIWFKLKNHVSPTSRNENQCRRRKTTKMLVMVVVVFAVCWLPFHIFQLAIDLDLVLIFHEYKLLYTVFHVGAMCSTFVNPLLYGWMNKNYRNGFLMFFRCQNKPESIHTDGSVRGRSYIFRANTLNGSIKQTAGNGPLPTEV